The stretch of DNA cagaggcctgttggagggccccatacacaggcagataatcaGACCATTTTGGcaatttatctgcctgtgtatggggccctccaacaggcctccgtGACCGATATCTGACTAAAAATTGGGCAGGCTTGACTTTCCCATATGGCTACCTTAAGGTGAAACACGAGCTGATACCCAAGTTGGCATCCAGACCAGGTCGGCAGCTTACTGGCCCATATAAAGCTCTCTCACCAACGGCCTGTCCAATTCATATGTGGCTGGAATTCCAACAGATATCCATTGGGCTTGTTAATCTATCAGACAAGGCCCATATTGGCACTCTGATGTGGTCCCCTCCCCGACAGGCCTGCATAGACTACCAATAGGATCTGATTACTGACCTGctggccaaacaatcagatcaataCAGTTTGGTGGccatgggtggccaaattgggcaacTTGTGTGGCAGTCTTTCCTTGTATACCCAGCTTTACTTAGGGTTGGACTGCAGGAACCAATTATTCTATGGATAATAAACGGTACCCTTGGGCGGGCACTCTTCTGGCTGTTCTATACATGTCCCTCTCAGATCAACGCTTTGGACTAGGGGTGCCCAAACTGCAGctgctgctaaactacaacttTCAGATTCCCTTCACAGTTAAACAGATATCTGAGTTAAGGTGTTGCAGTTGTCCAACCACTAGGTGTCGCTCTGCAGCAgctaagaatgctgggagttgcagtttttaaaaatgaagcaCTGCAGATGGAATATTTATATTCGATAAGCTCATTTGGATCCCTAAACTGCCCACTGACCAAATTATTACACGGTGCAGCAGATTCATTTCTATAATCCCATAGGTAGATCTAATCTAGGCAAAGCTGCAACTGGTCTTTTTGTGCAAATTATAAAGCCATCTAGCTGCCACGGTCAGCATCCATGGCAACAagaaagcagaattttttttagcttttattaTTTAGAATTTATTGCTTATGTCTCAGTTCAGGCACTTCCCAGTGATATTCTGCCTATGAGCCTAGGAACCAGATTCAGTTCTACAGCGGAGAGAGCGCGTTTAACCACAGGCTCGTTCTGACAGGGAAAGTGCTATAATTAGGGCCGTTTTTGCCAGCGCAGTATGTGCCTTTTATTGCTGCCATCAGGACATTTCTCTTTCCGGCCTGCACCCTTCTCTTTCACAGACGCGCAGAAACTGGGATACAGATTTTGCATAAAGATTTAAAAGCCTTGAGACCTCAATGCAGGgaatcccatatatatatatatatatatatatatatattatatatatatatattgtgattaTATGAACATGCCCGGTTCCTGCCAGTGCTGATCCAAGACAAACAAACCAGTTCCCGCATTTCAGGGCCCCTCCTATTCTCAACAAAGATGGGTTCAGCAACCAAATACGTGCATGTTTGCTTTGGGGGTAAGGGGTGGAATCTTCCTAAAGTGCTATGGAGgcagcaatacatttttttttttttttttttaaccaaactagATCTTTTTTTTATCACAACAGTCAACCCtacagttagaaaaaaaaaaaactttgccccTCTTTATTTGAAACCCCACTGGGGTTTTTATACTTGCTGTTCTGCGCTGGTTCGGCTATCAAGCCACCCCACTGAATGCTGGGAGGAGACAGCCGGAAAATAATATTGCATCCTATCTCTACCCAAACACTTCATGGACTTTGagtcaaaaaaaaaaggaaaaaaaaaaaaaaatagaaagaaaacagGTAGTTTTTGGATAGTTTAGAACCTATGTATTAACGCCTCTTTCTCCCGTTCTTTCCGCCTCAGTTCCTCCTTGTAACAGCAGGAGCAGTAATTCCCCGTTTCTGGATGTCCGTAAAAAGTGCAGTTTACTTGCTTACACTTGGTCTGCTGAACATTGTACAGTGTCCGGCTTTTATTGCCATCAGAGGCCGCCGCGGCTCTGGGCAGGGTGCTGGGGTCTGTGTACTCTCTGTAGCCGTTGCTGTGAGTGAAGCAGAGCGTCTGGTCACAGTCCTCCGGGTATACCGGTGGCAGGTCAGTCTCAAGAGGAGAGATTCTGTCCAGGTGTGGCGGACTGGACTGGTAGGGGTGAAGCCGGGGCTGCACGCAGTGTCGTGGGAGTGTGGCGTACGAAGGTAGGTTGTTGCAGGAACCCCCTGCTACCTGCCTTCTACTGTCCTGGTAACTATGAGGATGGGTGTTGTCAGATGAATTCACAACGCTAGGTCTAGGGATGGTGAAACCCCCGGAGTAACTGGAGGGCAGTGCTCCTTTGGGCCCCAACCCATAGTCCACGCCGTAGCTGTTAGACGTTACCTGGGAATACGAAGGGAGTGGGAGCAAGTCGTCCCCTTTGGGCTGGAGCATGTCCTGCTCCAACCGTTTAGCGGTGCCGCAGTTCATTAGCGCCTTTTTCTCGGCTTCCCTTTGTTTCTGCTCGGCCACAAATCGATCTTCCGCGTCGACCAGGTATCGCTGGATCATCTGCTTCTGGTAAGGCTGCCGGTCGCTGGTTTTCAGAAGGCAGGCGAAGATGAACTTGCGCTCGCCCTGCATTGCTGCCCGCAGGATGCTCAGGCTCAGCTTGACATCGTTGCTGTATTTGTAAGGATCTCCTTGGGACTTGTCTGCCGATGCCTTGCCAGAGCTGGACTTCTCCGGCTGCGGGGACACGTCGCTCTGAGATGCTTCTTCCTTGCTTCCCTTCCGTCCCTTCAGGGagcctttcttcttcttctccagcGTGTCCCCTTGTCCGTTACTCATTCCCGCCTTGATGCTTTTGCTGTGCATCAGTCCCCCCATGTTCTTCTTTAACTTGCTCCCCAAGCTTTTCCCAAAACTGCCCAGTTTGTTGGCCACAGAGTCTGCCCTCTTCTTATCTTTCTCTTTGTCTTTTCTCGActtgtccttctccttgtctTTCTCCTTCCCACTTTTACTTCCTCCGTTGCTTGCTGAGCTGCTGCACACCGACTCTTTGTCCGACTCCCCAGACTCTGCAGCAGAGCGTGCATCATCACCAGCCGAGGCAGTGGGAGACTCTGGTTGGGCCAGTGGAGCCTGTACAAAATGAAGGACCAGAAACGTCAAAAAAAAGTCCTGTTACAAAtcataatacaaaaaaactcactcATTTGAGGGTTCAGCCAATAAGAATTCTTTTTGAGACAAAGAGCAAAACTCCGCCATATATTGTGTGGTTCCACTAAAGGGATTTCGAGAATATTGTGAGTGAGCAAACACTCTTACTCTCATTctctaaaatctaaaaaaaagagTAAGAGTGTTTGCTCACTCACCATATTCCCACATCTACAGTCTATATATATAGTTTGGAATATATAGGAACATGGCAATTGAGCAgacatttggcaaaaaaattttgaccacattaaaaggagaactaaaccctaaaaatgaatatggctagacacgCCATGTTTTATATGATGAACTTATTGaacctaaaggttcaacatctctaaagtagtaataatccagtcctttaaagttgtcactgGGGGGTGACCATATGggacacttctgttagaagtgtctgcgacactcacatgctcagttgGCTccgggcagctgttgagaagctgagcttaggggtcgttggaaATTATcagcaaagaaaatgatgtttgtctgtcatataaactgatccTAATGagctgatgattaaagtctgacGCTAATAGCAGTGGTTTCATCATCTGTGtttattactaatcagccttataatgtgccatttatattgtgtgtgccatttatattctatatatacagtatattgtgccatttatattctatatatacagtatattgtgccatttatattctatatatacagtatattgtgccatttatattctatatatacagtatattgtgccatttatattctatatatacagtatagtgtgccatttatattgtatacatacagtatagtgtgccatttatattctatatatacagtatagtgtgccatttatattgtatacatacagtatagtgtgccatttatattctatatatacagtatagtgtgccatttatattctatacatacagtatagtgtgccatttatattctatatatacagtatagtgtgccatttatattctatatatacagtatagtgtgccatttatattctatacatacagtatagtgtgccatttatattctatatatacagtatattgtgccatttatattctatatatacagtatagtgtgccatttatattgtatatatacagtatagtgtgccatttatattgtatatatacagtatagtgtgccatttatattgtatatatacagtaaagtgtgacatttatattgtatatatacagtatagtgtgccatttatattgtatatatacagtatagtgtgccatttatattgtatatatacagtacagtgtgccatttatattgtatatatacagtatagtgtgacatttatattctatatatacagtatagcgagacatttatagtgtatatatacagtatatagtgagtgggcccctaagctcaggtaagtgccagcagcacagagtatgtgcagggaatcagcagaaaagaagatggggggctactggggcatctttgggggcacagatctttattgctaaagggctgtgggtgccttgggctggtacagaaacccaaaacataatttacaatatttctagcctacgtgtttagttctcctttaaatgtaaaaagcatttaaaaagttcctggggatgccaaataagggctattattggctatttggtagcccctatgttgactggcagccaatagaaggctctgtttggcagtacacctgatttttatacaaccaaaacatgACTCCAAGCCcagaattcaaaaacaagcacctccTTTGTGGCcaccaggagcaacatgttgctaacgagccactggttggggatcaatggctaggcagtaacctatagcaaccaatcgctGATAACCTTTTTATCAGACAGCTGCAGATAAAACAACAAAAGcgaaaatgtgattggctgctacgggttactgcccaggtgtacaTTTGCTCAGAGTTGATGAATGATGCCCAAGGTTTTGCACTTCCACTCAAGGCACTGTGGGAATGCTGCGAGTCAGCTGACATTCTTACTGGTTCTCGGCCAATTGTGTGCTTCTACACCTGAGATCAAAGGGAATTGTTGAGTGAGCAgagactcttaaggtggccatacacgggccgactatagctgctgatatcggtcccttggaccgattcggcagctaatcggcccgtgtatggggagagcagagcggcctggccgaccgatatctggcctgaaattggccagatctcgatcggccaggttagaaaatctggtcggatcggggaccgcatcggctcgttgatgcggtccccgatccgactgccccattgccccattattttttttacctaaatggtccccgatatcgcccacccgtaggtggggatatcgggggaagatccgctcgcttggcgacattgccaagcgagcggatctgctcgtgtatggccacctttactcacgtCATAGATACactctgggggtcatttataaacactgggcaagtttatacctgggcagtaacacatggcaaccaatcaggaaattgctttcagtgttcaacctgcagctggctgaaaatacgggttactgcccaggtgcaaatttgcccaatggttTTAAATGAGCCCCTTCGTGCTTCCACTCATGGGTTTGTGGCAATGTGATGAATGAGCAGACACTCTTACTGGTTATCAGTATATAttgcgcatatatatatatatatatatatatatcttgcatttatctgtatctattattatcttaataaccgtttgtattaatgtattctactgtacagtgctgcgtacataagtagcactttataaatagtgatatatatatatatatacacacatacatacatatatacgcatatatatatatatatatatatatatatatatagaaacgagttgctggaaagctgcacaccacaagaacaagataatacctgggtgctcgtgcaggaggtatagatactcagggtgggattgacagcacacgcagggttttcatatgaaaaatcacaaaggtgtagatgaataaatgtgaggctttattcagtcataagtagcactttataaatagtgatatatatatatatatatatatacacacatacatacatatatacgcatatatatatatatatatatatatatatatatatatactatgttcTTCCACTAGAGGGATTATGGGACTGCAGAACACATTAACCCTTACCTGTGTTTCACAAGGCAGAGAAAGCCAGGTTACAGACATGTAGTTATGCAGCAGGTTTAACTTGGCTTCCAGTGATAACGTAACACTggaaataaatgaatgaaaagaATCTCAGACAAaggcacatatatattatatacaatgcAATGTGTACAGTAGAGAACAAAGAGCACGTGTATGTATGTCAAagggatgctgggacttgtagttaaACATCTTGACTAGTGTTGACAGATAAAAAGCACTAAAACCCAGAGGGAATGAGTGATGAAAAGCCAGGAGTTTCAGAACGAGCAGTTCTTTGTAGTAAGTGGAACTGCCATAAGTCAAAACAACAACTCCGGCATACATTGGGATAAAGTTACCGGCCCCAAACACAGCTGAAAAGCAGGAGAGGCTGCAGCCAATATATTATTTAAGGCTCTGGGGGGTAAGGTGTCACAACAGAGCTGGCACGTAGATTATTCTGCTTTGGGATGGGGTAGGGGAGGTTGGAGTCACGTGGTACGGTGAGGGTTACCAAGGGAGAAAGAATACTTTCAGTCTGACTGTAGTCATATTTCACACACTGGAGAGGGAACGGCAGCAGCAATGAAATACATTATACCCTAAAGGCAATAAAAATGTCCTTTCAGGAAATATACACCTGCATTTAACATAACCCCGAATGAACAGGCTGTGCTAAACACGTGCaaactgtttaaaggggaactctgaacCCAAACAGCCTGAgcctaaagagccccacacaacagaaACCTGTAAtttccctatcactgtaatctgttccttcaaaacgcatgaataaataccatttgtacatgctgaaatccagctgcaaaacaattctttttatttgaaaccttggcaggggaggagggactaaaacactgatgttacaaattgtaacaacttctccacagcttacagacagcatgcaggaactacataacccacaatgcattgcactgaggtgttcctttacttattgacatcacatgtgcagggaattgtgggattgggaggatgcaggctagatgcaggctaaaggcaggctgaggtcaggcaactactgttacattttatttcaagtcTCAATTTAGTCAGCCGGATTAGCAGGGGaacagggaactgttccaaaccatataattatattaaaaatcctaaaaaggctgcatattttgaactggtgtatattgcaaagttgcttgaaataatgtttacttttcaaaaagatgGAGTGAGCAgactaacataatagccagaactcgaCTTGCTCCTTTGCAGCTCTTTAacctgttagcagtcagtaaccaattagtGACTTCAGGGgggaccacatgggacataactgctcagttagtttgcatctgaatctgacctgtgtgctcacaaactaactgaacagttatgtcccatgtgtccccccctaaagtcactgactaactaagagtttagagagctgaaagcaggaagtagtgttctggctattatgttagacatctgcccactcaagcctttatagattacatttttgcctaactatattacaatttttttttcgcagtctattttacccagtttcatttttacactgaactattcctttaatttGCCTGATGTGGATTACATAGGTGGtgaacatttataaaatacaggGTTCCCTTGCAACCCATACAAGAAAATGAGCTGAGCTGAAAGGTACCTTGCCAGGCAGACATTATCAGAGTCATTCTTCCCCCATTCCCAGTCCTTTCCGGGATCCACAGCAAAGTGCACAGGCAGTAATTTGTGATCGGAATCTGTCAGCGGGATAAAAGGTGCTAGAATgggaagaagaaaagaaaattacaGATCTGAGCTGATACAATGTGCTGAAAAGCATGAATATGTAATTACTAAACTCTCTTTGGCGCTCCCTTTTTTTCGAAGAAAtggtaatattaatatataaataaaaaaaaaatccaaatatagaCATAACAGGATAAATAAGACTCAATACTGGGCAAACAACATTTATCCAAATGGTCCTACAAGTAAAGGGTCAAGTTAGTAGCCAATCGTGGCCCGTATACTGTACCTTGTTCCTTGGTTTGCTCTTTCTGTTCCATAGACACCAAAGCAGAGAAGTGAGCCTGGTCATACGCCAAGACCAGAGGCGAACAATGGCATTTGTTAGGCGGGACttcaaggggaaggtaaatgCCTCCGAAGGGAATGGGTGCAAATGCTGCAAGAAAGAGACAAGGCCTCAGGTGTTACAACATAACATTTGTCTTCCATATCATCAATTTTATCCTGTCCCCTATGGGAAACAATCCAGCAAAACTGCCTTCCATTGGAGACAGTGATGGCCAGACAATCTGCCTATTAAAAAACTGCCCAAGCATATCTGTGCCTATGCAGGGACCTGGCAAGCAGACACAGTGCTTGGTAGGATTATGCTCAGACAGGTACTGCTGGTTTTCCATTACCGTACTGGATATTTTATTCCCCTATTACCCTCAAGTATCCAAGGTGAAACCACATAATGCAGAGCTGCCCCACCAGTCCTATAGTGAAAACCCTGGCTACACCAGTGTAAGCCATAGGCTCAAAGCCAGCTGAAGGGGATgaatctttaaaggggtggttcaccttcagttttatattttagtatgttctagaatggcc from Xenopus tropicalis strain Nigerian chromosome 8, UCB_Xtro_10.0, whole genome shotgun sequence encodes:
- the otud7b gene encoding OTU domain-containing protein 7B isoform X2; the protein is MASKGKKWDVGAALNDYDQLRQTSAGGLGHSFSEGRNFKPPEVGRSVRPMLQRQDDVVQEKRLSRGISHASSSIVSLARSHVSSNGSSEHPLETPVCTFQLPDLTVYKDEFRNFIERDLIEQSMLVALEHAGRLNWWAQLDPTYPRLLPLATTGDGNCLLHAASLGMWGFHDRDLMLRKSLYTLMEKGAEKEALKRRWRFHQTMQNKESGLVYTEEEWQKEWNDLIKLASSEPRMHYGTNGGNCGGVESSEEPVYESLEEFHVFVLAHVLKRPVVVVADTMLRDSGGEAFAPIPFGGIYLPLEVPPNKCHCSPLVLAYDQAHFSALVSMEQKEQTKEQAPFIPLTDSDHKLLPVHFAVDPGKDWEWGKNDSDNVCLASVTLSLEAKLNLLHNYMSVTWLSLPCETQAPLAQPESPTASAGDDARSAAESGESDKESVCSSSASNGGSKSGKEKDKEKDKSRKDKEKDKKRADSVANKLGSFGKSLGSKLKKNMGGLMHSKSIKAGMSNGQGDTLEKKKKGSLKGRKGSKEEASQSDVSPQPEKSSSGKASADKSQGDPYKYSNDVKLSLSILRAAMQGERKFIFACLLKTSDRQPYQKQMIQRYLVDAEDRFVAEQKQREAEKKALMNCGTAKRLEQDMLQPKGDDLLPLPSYSQVTSNSYGVDYGLGPKGALPSSYSGGFTIPRPSVVNSSDNTHPHSYQDSRRQVAGGSCNNLPSYATLPRHCVQPRLHPYQSSPPHLDRISPLETDLPPVYPEDCDQTLCFTHSNGYREYTDPSTLPRAAAASDGNKSRTLYNVQQTKCKQVNCTFYGHPETGNYCSCCYKEELRRKEREKEALIHRF
- the otud7b gene encoding OTU domain-containing protein 7B isoform X1, which produces MIPWPQDTDTVLSEFVRSTGVEPGLARDLLEGKKWDVGAALNDYDQLRQTSAGGLGHSFSEGRNFKPPEVGRSVRPMLQRQDDVVQEKRLSRGISHASSSIVSLARSHVSSNGSSEHPLETPVCTFQLPDLTVYKDEFRNFIERDLIEQSMLVALEHAGRLNWWAQLDPTYPRLLPLATTGDGNCLLHAASLGMWGFHDRDLMLRKSLYTLMEKGAEKEALKRRWRFHQTMQNKESGLVYTEEEWQKEWNDLIKLASSEPRMHYGTNGGNCGGVESSEEPVYESLEEFHVFVLAHVLKRPVVVVADTMLRDSGGEAFAPIPFGGIYLPLEVPPNKCHCSPLVLAYDQAHFSALVSMEQKEQTKEQAPFIPLTDSDHKLLPVHFAVDPGKDWEWGKNDSDNVCLASVTLSLEAKLNLLHNYMSVTWLSLPCETQAPLAQPESPTASAGDDARSAAESGESDKESVCSSSASNGGSKSGKEKDKEKDKSRKDKEKDKKRADSVANKLGSFGKSLGSKLKKNMGGLMHSKSIKAGMSNGQGDTLEKKKKGSLKGRKGSKEEASQSDVSPQPEKSSSGKASADKSQGDPYKYSNDVKLSLSILRAAMQGERKFIFACLLKTSDRQPYQKQMIQRYLVDAEDRFVAEQKQREAEKKALMNCGTAKRLEQDMLQPKGDDLLPLPSYSQVTSNSYGVDYGLGPKGALPSSYSGGFTIPRPSVVNSSDNTHPHSYQDSRRQVAGGSCNNLPSYATLPRHCVQPRLHPYQSSPPHLDRISPLETDLPPVYPEDCDQTLCFTHSNGYREYTDPSTLPRAAAASDGNKSRTLYNVQQTKCKQVNCTFYGHPETGNYCSCCYKEELRRKEREKEALIHRF